Genomic window (Thermococcus sp.):
CGGAACCGCCAAGATAAAATGTGTATTCAATGCCACTCTCTCGGGGTGATTGCATGAACGTTGAGGAGATGAAAAAGGCAGTCGCCAAGGAAGCCCTTAGGCTTATTGAGGACGAGATGGTCGTTGGCCTCGGAACTGGTTCGACTACCGCATACTTCATCAGATACCTGGGAAAGCTCATAATGGAAGGGGAACTTGAGGATGTTTACGGCGTTCCCACATCGTATCAGGCAAGGCTTCTTGCCCTTGAATCCGGTGTCCCGGTGGTAGGCCTCGACGAAGTTGACGCGATAGACATAGCCGTTGACGGTGCCGATGAAGTTGACCCCCACATGAACCTCATCAAGGGGCGCGGTGGTGCCCTGACAATGGAGAAAATCATCGAATACCGGGCGGGAATGTTCGTTGTCCTT
Coding sequences:
- the rpiA gene encoding ribose-5-phosphate isomerase RpiA, producing the protein MNVEEMKKAVAKEALRLIEDEMVVGLGTGSTTAYFIRYLGKLIMEGELEDVYGVPTSYQARLLALESGVPVVGLDEVDAIDIAVDGADEVDPHMNLIKGRGGALTMEKIIEYRAGMFVVLVDESKLVEWLGQKMPVPIEVIPSAWRAIAEEIEVFNATAELRMAEKKDGPVVTDNGNFILDARFHRIDDPLDLEIELNNIPGVVENGIFADIADLVLVGTKEGVRRMER